The following proteins come from a genomic window of Rutidosis leptorrhynchoides isolate AG116_Rl617_1_P2 chromosome 10, CSIRO_AGI_Rlap_v1, whole genome shotgun sequence:
- the LOC139870695 gene encoding uncharacterized protein, producing the protein MLTSEEAKNSYEVVSGTFMVTTNHVKVFFDCGTGMSFVSLKYAAKLNKSLANLDTPLEVEISDGRFSIAVGVYKNCDIVFGNENFKIDLIPITLGEFDVVINMDWLDRYKADIACHEKFVLVKAPSGG; encoded by the coding sequence ATGTTGACGAGTGAAGAAGCCAAGAACTCatatgaagttgtctcaggtactttcatggttactaCTAATCATGTGAAGGTGTTTTTTGATTGTGGTACTGGCATGTCATTTGTTTCTTTAAAATATGCGGCCAAGTTGAATAAATCATTAGCTAATTTAGACACTCCGTTGGAGGTAGAAATATCGGATGGTAGATTCTCGATTGCGGTCGGGGTGTATAaaaattgtgatattgtgtttggaaaTGAGAATTTCaagattgatctaatacccattaccttgggtgaatttgatgtTGTCATTAAcatggattggcttgatcgttatAAAGCTGATATTGCATGTCATGAGAAATTTGTGCtggtaaaggccccaagtgggggataa